ACCGTTTTTAGGGTCGATCCCGCTTGGAATATCGAATGCAGCAACTCCGCCTTCTTTCCTGCACAGGGATATCAGCCTTGCTGCTTCGCCGCGGGGAGTCCCTGATGACCCGGTCCCAAGCAGCGCATCCACGACACAGTCAGAAGATTCGACAAGGAGTATGATGTCGGTGTCAGACATCTGTTTTGAGCACATTACAGCACAGTAAGGCGTGTTTATCTTCTTCAGTGCGTTAAGGTTATGCAGTGCATCTCCCTTGTATTTATCATATTCTGCTGATGTGATGACATAAACTTGCCTGCCTGCCGCAAGCAGACAGCGTGCAGCGACAAATCCGTCGCCCCCGTTATTTCCCGGACCTGCAAAGACAACAAATTTACCTGCTTTAGAAAATGAGCGCATAAGGACCTCGGCAGCATTCCTGCCGGCATTTTCCATAAGTGTCAGTGAAGATACTCCCAGTTTCTCAACAGCTTTGATATCCGCCATTCTGATATCTGCAGGGTCGTAATAAATTTTCACTGTTCCCCCTCCAGCACGACCATCGCAGCCGCAATGTTGCCCTCATGAGAAATACTTAAAAACACATTGTCTATCTTTTCGGCTTTCAGCCTCGCCGAAAATTCTTCTGTAAATATGAATTCCGGTCCGAACTCTGTGCGCCTGATGCTGCATGACTCCAACCCCATCTTCGCAATGCCCCATCTTCCGGCCTTTGCAAGGGCCTCTCGTGCAGCAAACGCACCGGCATAATGAGCTGCGGGGACAGCTTTTCTCTCTGCATAGTCGATCTCTTCTTCTGAAAAGATGCGCTTCAGAAAACCGCTCCGTCCGACAGCTTTTTTCATGCGTTCTATGTCGCAAAGGTCAACGCCGATGCCCCGTATCATGGCAAGCACACCTCTTCTGCTGGAAAATTCATTAACCATGGATAGAATAACACAGAATAAAAAGTGGTGCGAGAGAGGGGACTCGAACCCCTACGTCGTAGACACGGGATCCTAAGTCCCGCGCGTCTGCCAATTCCGCCACTCTCGCAATCAATGAAAAAGAGAACAGGCTAGATTTTACCCTGCTTTTATCTATAGTGCAACTCGGTTTTTAACTTTCTGAATAACGCTGCTTCAAAGCCCTGAAAAACATTGTTTCCAAATGATTTACAGGGCTTTGAAGTTTTAATTGTTCTTTGCTTATAACAATTATTTCTTTGGTTCCAGTGTCATATGACACTTAGGACAATTACCGGGATGATCCTGCTGTACTTCCGGGTGCATCGGACAGGTATAAATGACTTCTTTTCCATTACTGTTTTCGTTTTCCATAATTTAGCCCCTTTCATTTTTTGATTCAAACTCTACATATCTTAACCTCAGTGCATTGCTTATAACTGATACCGAACTAAGGCTCATTGCCACACCAGCAAAGATGGGGCTAAGCAATAAGCCAAAGTAGGGGTAAAGGACCCCTGCTGCAATTGGAATTCCCAAAGCGTTATAGATAAATGCAAAGACAAGATTCTGGCGGATGTTTTTCATGGTTGCATGGCTAAGGCGTATGGCCCGGGCAATGCCTCTAAGGTCACCATTGATCAGTGTTACACCTGCACTCTGCATTGCAATATCGGTACCGGTGCCCATTGCGATGCCAACTTCTGCGGCACTGAGTGCCGGGGCGTCGTTTATACCGTCACCTGCCATTGCTACATGTTTTCCAAGCCCGCCAAGCTTTTTTATATACTCCACTTTTCCAGCCGGTTGAATTTCCGATTCCACCGCGTCAATGTTAAGTGTCTTGGCAACTACAGCGGCTGTACGATGGTTGTCACCTGTGAGCATCACAACAGTTATCCCAAGATCATGAAGATCTTTTATTGCCGCAGCCGTTGTATTTTTTATGGGATCAGCAACAGCAAGTACTCCTGCCGATTTACCATCAACGGTGACATATATAACAGTTTTTCCCTCATCCTGTAGTTTATGCGCCAACGG
This genomic window from Synergistaceae bacterium contains:
- the acpS gene encoding holo-ACP synthase: MIRGIGVDLCDIERMKKAVGRSGFLKRIFSEEEIDYAERKAVPAAHYAGAFAAREALAKAGRWGIAKMGLESCSIRRTEFGPEFIFTEEFSARLKAEKIDNVFLSISHEGNIAAAMVVLEGEQ